One Punica granatum isolate Tunisia-2019 chromosome 3, ASM765513v2, whole genome shotgun sequence genomic window carries:
- the LOC116199013 gene encoding disease resistance protein RPP13-like: MERDIVADAVVVIMIEKLRKLKSAEAGCPALKSQVDKGIPKLKRVYEFLKDEGKKESHTEWTDRLQRVLYQAEDDIDIFFRRIVELEQRTITLVPDVLETLCWKGVLFQKMRLFLSNVTRVLKDQHLYSKGAGPDSSSSIANKVRPQYYDRWRRVNADQEDTAENTSIFRGALDRVINDRLITGDDSLDCIAVIGEKGSGKTYLAWRIYNRPEIKKHFPCRAWVHVSVDHALKDIRYAILKQISKQVLKNSEHMEDQEVTQALQKELYDQRYLIVLDDYDDPDSLYELLMSLPESNKGRVLVTTRSQYMALAVDYRRIELENLGEEDTVKLFKEKVRSSEINLQDKDIKKKIFPASGGLPLKIVLLGGLLMNLSRETKNWHDVIEREQSLTDILTLSYNYLRPEEKPCFLYLTLFPKATPIPVRRIIRLWLGEELLMGQCDDGLPVNPEDRGEKYLEDLIQSNMVEVVSWKPNGTPRTCQVVTPLYDTFRRQAVDLALLHIHDQKPKDSGPTQAELDRFKRRQSSVRWLAENSNITSFSSSDPYIIQRMRSFNSFYTRKGILTRDLGKFLRAVTSQNSHRLLRVLDLEGVYKPYLPQAIGRLVLLKYLGLRSTVLDSLPDSVGDLPQLETLDIKNTNIVHPVSIWKSKSLKHLYLNGFPVDPLILKRYIGSGFLPNLRTLSGLYVSSIDDNLVNVLITSLTNLTKLGIKSQWSGNRGNNIAGWVSRLTNLQSLKLVMIEKDKESNTKTDKEKDKESPPPSLPSLPELRNLFDLYLLGRFQKAEANQLPSCLKFLTLSKSEFLDDPMHNVGQLLQLRTLRLLSDSYVGKEMSCSDGAFPSLRVLKLWKLTKLTKLTLKKGCMPKLKELEIRKCPNLPFDEIHGLEHLESLEELILTNMPEGFVRSSEKIPKACQVIEVQPEEHHDKGKDALVSTERPMVEEDGEDEEPSSISARADLSGVHPSAPFTE; the protein is encoded by the exons ATGGAGAGAGATATAGTGGCTGATGCCGTGGTGGTGATAATGATAGAGAAGCTGAGGAAGCTCAAGTCGGCCGAGGCAGGGTGCCCCGCGCTGAAGAGTCAAGTCGACAAAGGGATCCCAAAGCTCAAACGGGTCTATGAGTTCTTGAAGGACGAGGGCAAGAAGGAAAGCCATACCGAGTGGACGGACCGCCTCCAGCGGGTCCTCTACCAGGCTGAGGACGACATCGACATTTTCTTCCGCCGGATAGTCGAGTTGGAGCAGAGGACTATCACACTTGTTCCCGACGTGCTCGAGACACTGTGTTGGAAGGGCGTCCTCTTCCAGAAGATGAGGCTCTTCCTCAGCAACGTGACTCGGGTACTTAAGGACCAACACCTGTACTCAAAAGGGGCCGGCCCAGATTCGAGCTCGTCCATCGCCAACAAAGTGCGCCCCCAGTACTACGATCGGTGGAGGAGAGTCAATGCCGACCAAGAAGACACAGCTGAGAACACTAGCATATTCCGTGGTGCTCTCGACAGGGTCATCAATGATCGACTCATTACTGGCGATGACTCGCTCGATTGCATTGCGGTCATTGGTGAAAAAGGGTCAGGCAAGACGTACCTCGCCTGGAGGATTTACAACCGACCAGAAATCAAGAAGCATTTCCCATGCCGAGCCTGGGTACACGTCTCGGTTGATCATGCACTCAAAGATATAAGGTACGCGATCCTGAAGCAGATCTCAAAACAGGTGTTGAAGAACAGCGAGCACATGGAGGACCAGGAGGTGACGCAAGCTCTCCAGAAGGAACTTTATGACCAGAGGTACCTCATAGTGTTGGATGATTACGACGACCCTGATTCCTTATATGAGTTGCTGATGTCCCTTCCCGAGTCCAACAAAGGTCGCGTCCTGGTCACGACCCGAAGCCAGTACATGGCACTTGCAGTTGATTACCGGCGGATCGAACTAGAAAATTTGGGGGAGGAGGACACTGTGAAGCTCTTTAAGGAGAAAGTGCGTAGCTCGGAAATCAACTTGCAGGATAAGGACATCAAGAAGAAGATCTTCCCAGCGAGTGGGGGCTTGCCCCTCAAGATCGTTCTGCTAGGCGGGCTATTGATGAACCTTAGTCGTGAGACTAAGAATTGGCATGACGTGATCGAGAGAGAACAGAGTCTCACCGACATACTCACTTTGAGTTACAATTACTTGCGGCCGGAAGAAAAGCCGTGTTTTCTTTACTTGACACTCTTCCCTAAAGCTACGCCAATCCCGGTACGAAGGATAATACGGTTATGGCTTGGCGAGGAGTTGCTGATGGGTCAGTGCGATGACGGGCTCCCCGTGAATCCCGAAGACCGGGGGGAGAAGTATCTGGAGGACCTGATACAGAGCAACATGGTCGAAGTGGTGAGTTGGAAGCCCAACGGGACCCCAAGGACGTGCCAAGTGGTGACACCTCTCTATGATACGTTCCGTCGCCAAGCGGTTGACCTTGCCCTCCTCCACATCCACGACCAAAAGCCAAAAGATTCTGGGCCAACTCAGGCGGAATTGGACAGGTTCAAAAGGCGGCAGTCCAGCGTCCGTTGGCTAGCGGAAAACTCCAACATTACGAGCTTCAGCTCGTCGGACCCTTACATCATCCAGCGAATGCGTTCCTTCAATTCCTTTTACACCCGGAAGGGAATCCTCACCAGAGACCTAGGTAAGTTCCTCCGAGCCGTGACTTCGCAGAACAGTCACCGGCTCCTAAGGGTACTCGACCTGGAAGGTGTTTACAAGCCATACTTGCCCCAAGCCATCGGGAGGTTAGTCCTCTTGAAGTACCTTGGATTGAGGTCTACGGTCCTGGATTCACTCCCTGACTCCGTCGGCGATCTCCCACAACTGGAGACCTTGGACATTAAGAACACCAATATAGTCCATCCGGTTTCCATTTGGAAGTCTAAGAGCCTCAAACACCTCTACTTGAACGGGTTTCCCGTTGATCCATTGATCCTCAAACGTTACATTGGCTCAGGGTTCTTACCAAACCTTCGAACCTTGAGCGGGCTATATGTGAGCAGCATTGATGACAACTTAGTGAATGTCCTGATTACGTCCTTGACAAACCTCACCAAGCTCGGGATCAAATCCCAGTGGAGCGGCAACCGTGGGAACAATATAGCCGGGTGGGTGTCCAGGCTGACCAATCTTCAGTCTCTGAAGCTGGTCATGATTGAAAAGGACAAGGAGTCGAATACCAAAACAGACAAAGAAAAGGATAAGGAGTCGCCCCCGCCTAGCCTTCCCTCCTTGCCCGAGCTTCGCAATCTCTTCGACCTGTACCTGCTCGGGAGATTCCAAAAAGCGGAAGCAAACCAGCTGCCTTCATGCCTCAAGTTCCTCACGCTGTCCAAGTCTGAGTTTTTGGACGACCCGATGCACAACGTCGGGCAGTTACTGCAACTGAGAACCTTGAGGCTCTTATCCGATTCATATGTAGGTAAGGAAATGAGTTGCTCGGACGGTGCATTCCCCAGCCTCCGGGTTTTGAAGCTCTGGAAACTCACCAAACTGACGAAGTTGACTTTGAAGAAAGGCTGCATGCCTAAACTTAAAGAGCTCGAAATTCGAAAATGTCCAAATCTTCCATTCGATGAGATCCACGGTCTGGAGCATCTCGAGTCGCTGGAGGAACTTATTCTCACAAATATGCCCGAGGGGTTTGTCAGGAGTTCTGAGAAAATACCGAAGGCTTGCCAAGTCATCGAAGTCCAG CCAGAAGAACATCATGACAAAGGTAAGGATGCTTTGGTCTCAACCGAGCGCCCAATGGTCGAGGAGGATGGGGAAGACGAGGAGCCATCCTCTATAAGTGCCCGTGCAGATCTTA